A DNA window from Hevea brasiliensis isolate MT/VB/25A 57/8 chromosome 2, ASM3005281v1, whole genome shotgun sequence contains the following coding sequences:
- the LOC110638079 gene encoding bifunctional dihydroflavonol 4-reductase/flavanone 4-reductase: MEGEIVCVTGASGFIGSWLVMRLLQQGYFVRATVRDPENMNKVKYLLDLPKASTHLSLWRGELVEEGNFDDVIQGCTGVFHVATPMDFSPDRDLEADIIKPTVNGVLNIMRSCLKAKTIRRFIYTSTTGTVTVQPPPPPPEYDESFWTDVDFCYAEKMPGWSYFVAKTKAERAAWEFAKENGISLVTVHPSVVVGPFLTPSKPFSIDLGLALITRNEALYKMIARGRVVHLDDVCSAHIFLFEHPEANGRYICSNHNFTIVDLAKSLSQKYPEYDIPTKFEGIEESPKAISCSSKKLLDLGFTFKFESTKYDVGDLYAEAFEFCREKGIMPQP; the protein is encoded by the exons atggAAGGCGAGATCGTTTGCGTAACTGGTGCGTCAGGATTCATTGGGTCTTGGCTTGTCATGAGGCTTCTTCAACAAGGCTACTTTGTCAGGGCAACTGTGCGCGATCCTG AAAACATGAACAAGGTGAAGTATTTGTTGGACTTGCCAAAAGCCAGCACCCATCTGAGTTTGTGGAGAGGGGAGCTGGTTGAGGAAGGAAACTTTGATGATGTAATTCAAGGGTGTACAGGGGTATTCCACGTCGCTACACCTATGGATTTCTCTCCGGATCGAGATCTAGAG GCTGACATTATAAAGCCTACAGTAAATGGGGTATTGAACATCATGAGATCCTGCTTGAAGGCAAAAACCATCAGAAGGTTCATCTACACCTCGACCACAGGAACTGTTACCGTCCAACCGCCACCTCCGCCGCCGGAGTATGATGAGAGCTTTTGGACTGATGTTGATTTTTGCTATGCAGAGAAGATGCCTGGATGG TCATATTTTGTTGCAAAAACAAAAGCTGAGAGAGCAGCATGGGAATTTGCCAAGGAAAATGGCATAAGTCTCGTCACTGTTCATCCATCTGTGGTGGTGGGTCCATTTCTTACTCCTTCAAAGCCTTTCAGTATTGACTTAGGATTGGCTTTGATCACAA GAAATGAAGCACTTTACAAGATGATAGCTAGAGGACGAGTAGTGCATTTGGATGATGTGTGCAGCGCTCATATATTCCTGTTTGAACATCCAGAAGCAAATGGGAGATATATATGCTCCAATCATAATTTTACAATTGTGGATTTGGCAAAATCACTGAGCCAAAAGTATCCTGAGTATGATATTCCTACCAA ATTTGAGGGTATTGAAGAATCTCCGAAAGCTATTTCTTGCTCATCAAAGAAGCTATTGGACTTAGGATTCACATTCAAATTTGAGTCTACCAAATATGATGTGGGAGATTTATATGCAGAAGCTTTTGAATTTTGCAGAGAGAAGGGGATTATGCCACAGCCATAG
- the LOC110638077 gene encoding ornithine transcarbamylase, chloroplastic gives MAAISCHSTLPSNKVYFSSSSSAFSSNVLFQSARFSGVSVSSRVIRGRISCQTSSASSSSSSSVNGKAKTELKDFLHISDFDKATLMKILDRAAEVKALLKSGDRTFLPFKGKTMAMIFAKPSMRTRVSFETGFFLLGGHAIYLGPDDIQMGKREETRDVARVLSRYNDVIMARVFAHQDILDLAKYATVPVINGLTDYNHPCQIMADALTIIEHIGQLEGTKVVYVGDGNNIVHSWMLMASVIPFHFVCACPKGFEPDAKTVDKAREAGISKIEVTNDPKEAVSGADVVYSDVWASMGQKEEAAHRHKVFQGFQVDEDLMKLAGPNAYFMHCLPAERGVEVTDGVIEAPNSIVFPQAENRMHAQNAIMLHMLGL, from the exons ATGGCGGCGATTTCTTGTCACTCTACGCTTCCATCCAACAAAGTCTATTTCTCCTCGTCTTCCTCTGCTTTCTCCAGTAATGTTCTCTTCCAGTCTGCTCGATTCTCCGGTGTATCGGTTTCATCTCGGGTGATTCGTGGGAGAATCTCGTGCCAGACCTCTTCTGCTTCCTCTTCGTCTTCCTCTTCCGTCAATGGCAAAG CAAAAACAGAGCTGAAGGATTTTCTACACATTAGTGATTTTGACAAAGCCACTCTTATGAAGATCTTGGACCGGGCTGCAGAGGTTAAGGCATTGTTAAAATCTGGAGACAGGACATTCCTCCCATTTAAAGGAAAGACAATGGCTATGATCTTTGCAAAGCCTTCTATGAGGACAAGGGTTTCATTTGAGACTGGGTTCTTCTTGCTTGGAGGCCATGCTATATATTTAGGGCCTGATGATATCCAGATGGGCAAACGGGAGGAAACTCGTGATGTTGCTCGTGTTTTGTCTCGCTATAATGATGTAATCATGGCACGTGTTTTTGCTCATCAG GATATTCTTGATCTGGCAAAGTACGCAACTGTACCTGTTATTAATGGCTTGACTGACTACAACCATCCGTGCCAAATAATGGCTGATGCCCTCACAATAATTGAGCACATTGGTCAGTTGGAGGGGACCAAG GTTGTATATGTTGGGGATGGGAATAACATTGTGCACTCTTGGATGTTGATGGCATCTGTTATTCCTTTCCACTTTGTTTGTGCCTGCCCTAAAGGTTTTGAACCAGATGCAAAAACAGTTGACAAAGCACGAGAGGCTGGAATCAGCAAGATCGAGGTCACAAATGATCCAAAGGAAGCTGTTAGCGGAGCTGATGTTGTATACTCAGATGTGTGGGCAAGCATGGGCCAAAAAGAAGAGGCAGCACACCGTCATAAAGTTTTTCAAGGATTTCAG GTGGATGAAGATCTGATGAAATTAGCTGGACCAAATGCTTATTTTATGCATTGTTTGCCAGCTGAGAGGGGTGTGGAGGTGACAGATGGTGTCATTGAAGCTCCAAACTCTATTGTCTTCCCACAAGCTGAGAACCGCATGCATGCCCAGAATGCTATAATGCTTCATATGCTTGGTCTGTGA
- the LOC110638076 gene encoding auxilin-like protein 1: protein MEYQQASSATTFSNKLANGGGLAGKHVYDGIFGGVAKPGSRMEDYKEIFGGSGGCSIPILDFPELKDRKTSVEARNPTLDYSTIFCGLVETDFAVPYEELLSKPKKVKNSSQEARAAAKARFCPAEPEHPNVSEQKQAPSPEVSFQRLDGGKQFNPSYDNRKPESQSGTTGKKHIAQLHTIPGYTCLIDEITPSQMTEGDKPVRTVLNDAYLNVNVSEGIRQSKPLRKVVSGPQPRDSAKNNSKNHANFTKSSRNRSFSNDISFDAFEIGLGTQPSTVSPLGPFPNLGKNRDGSMRLMNSKFGVFSNDASEGAAGSYSPPLFDEEIDANSAAAASVAAVRKAIEEAQAKIRIAKELMERKVRLQNRVRPRFNDGLKDKKREVKVAEKENRSIEEAKEMVQKFYTPEQDFTSLPEHNATEASHVTSEFGNAKTSSPTKNAVGETNSTESKLAQVDNRVEAESRKANKPADTSEHRAMTLEVEQANNDKKMNPSANENKCKEKMTGEENIEKPVECDNKKLKTFVKAPKPEKIERELNSVKAAFEWDVYRHNMKPTEELHHHIENEEKIRISYEHEEAGQMPKPYEQEECESIAKMLHEPEKNTELEIQELDENKDMKELKEAQNSVKFEKEQRDAHNHVEMENRSNEVPVIQENERRLDEIHSHEGNGKGEKEYLDRVASEMKWQEGSYWEENEKKLSDAKPEDAEKLVRVHEQEVIKVRFNDFQDKEGSEKVLREACGTKGNENLEETKQNENMLKNDYQMNEMERERTCTVLETERIQTQIHLRAEDETNVEATQQDFTYQENNLEATNDVYLLDKNENTDKADEANGDKERFGHVEVTADIFAFEENGKMTEVSEDFFPTETGKCSEAVEEENFGTDVPERGLTGLDGINKQKADVYLGETDVNLDCKLNEFHVTEYDRICDQEKHTEEVTFQLDENHQDDSESEIGPSDEENESNFVSSHDEGCLGNGIGSKTLCDSVKDVEEAECELGENNKDVKDSEVPTNHGEETYFESSSEENWINNMIDVQASQQPNIFEGERTMMGVSQERANQNTDKKEKNDETLTGEKREAEDNLQKEVELEKKHHGRKEEAKVREMEKEKERIAVERAIREARERAFAEARERAERAAAERATAEAHQRVMAEARERLEKACAEANAKSAAEKASMEAKLKAERAAVERATAEARKRALEKALSEKASFKARNQAEKYSGTSRDAGIKSRDQQYKGPGPSNSSNYPSTSNHDERFSSANGESAERCKATLARNQRTAERAAKALAEKNMRDLLAQKEQAERNRLAETLDAGVKGWSSGKEKNLRALLSTLQYILGPDSGWQPIPLTDLISAAAVKKAYRKATLCVHPDKLQQRGASMKQKYTCEKVFDLLKDARNKFSAEER from the exons ATGGAGTATCAACAAGCTTCCTCTGCTACTACTTTCTCCAATAAGCTTGCTAACGGTGGAGGCTTAGCTGGAAAGCACGTCTACGACGGCATTTTTGGAGGTGTAGCGAAGCCTGGGTCTCGAATGGAGGATTACAAAGAAATATTTGGTGGTTCTGGTGGTTGTTCGATTCCTATTCTCGATTTCCCGGAGCTTAAGGACAGAAAGACTTCGGTGGAAGCACGGAACCCGACGCTGGACTACTCAACGATTTTTTGTGGTCTTGTAGAGACGGATTTTGCTGTGCCTTACGAAGAATTGCTTTCaaaaccaaagaaagtgaagaattcttCTCAGGAAGCTCG GGCTGCAGCTAAAGCAAGGTTCTGCCCTGCAGAGCCAGAACATCCTAATGTTTCAGAACAGAAACAAGCCCCATCACCAGAAGTATCTTTCCAGCGGCTTGATGGTGGGAAACAGTTCAATCCGTCATACGATAACAGAAAACCAGAAAGCCAAAGTGGGACAACTGGAAAGAAACATATCGCTCAGCTCCACACCATTCCTGGTTATACTTGTTTGATTGATGAAATCACTCCCTCGCAGATGACTGAAGGTGACAAGCCAGTACGCACAGTATTAAATGATGCTTATCTAAATGTTAATGTCAGTGAGGGGATAAGGCAAAGCAAACCTCTCCGGAAAGTTGTGTCAGGCCCACAACCCAGAGATTCTGCTAAAAACAATTCTAAAAATCATGCCAACTTTACAAAATCCAGCAGGAATAGATCCTTTTCAAATGATATatcatttgatgcatttgaaattGGCCTTGGCACACAGCCATCAACAGTGTCACCTCTAGGCCCGTTTCCTAATTTAGGTAAAAATAGGGATGGCTCCATGAGGTTAATGAATTCGAAGTTTGGGGTTTTTAGTAATGATGCTTCTGAAGGTGCTGCTGGTAGTTATTCACCACCTTTATTTGATGAGGAAATAGATGCTAATTCGGCTGCAGCTGCCTCTGTAGCTGCTGTGAGGAAGGCGATAGAGGAGGCTCAAGCAAAGATTAGAATAGCCAAAGAATTGATGGAAAGAAAGGTCCGTCTTCAAAATCGTGTGAGACCAAGATTTAATGATGGCTTGAAAGATAAAAAAAGGGAGGTTAAAGTTGCAGAAAAAGAAAATAGATCCATAGAGGAGGCCAAGGAAATGGTTCAGAAATTTTATACTCCAGAGCAAGATTTCACCAGCTTACCAGAGCACAATGCAACAGAAGCAAGCCATGTAACCTCAGAATTTGGAAATGCAAAGACATCATCTCCTACGAAAAATGCTGTTGGAGAAACAAACAGCACAGAATCCAAATTGGCTCAAGTGGATAATAGGGTGGAAGCAGAAAGCAGGAAAGCAAATAAACCTGCTGATACCAGTGAACACAGGGCAATGACattggaggttgagcaggcaaaCAATGACAAGAAAATGAATCCATCTGCTAATGAAAATAAATGCAAGGAGAAGATGACAGGAGAGGAAAACATTGAGAAGCCAGTGGAGTGTGATAATAAGAAACTAAAAACATTTGTGAAGGCCCCTAAGCCGGAGAAGATAGAGAGGGAACTAAATTCAGTGAAAGCAGCATTTGAATGGGATGTGTACAGACACAATATGAAGCCTACTGAAGAGCTTCATCATCACAtagaaaatgaagagaaaatcagaattTCTTATGAGCATGAAGAAGCAGGTCAAATGCCTAAGCCCTATGAACAGGAAGAATGTGAGAGCATAGCAAAAATGCTGCATGAACCAGAAAAAAATACCGAACTTGAAATCCAAGAGTTGGATGAGAACAAAGATATGAAGGAACTAAAAGAGGCTCAGAATAGTGTGAAATTTGAGAAGGAACAAAGAGATGCACACAATCATGTGGAAATGGAGAATAGATCAAATGAAGTTCCAGTTATACAGGAGAATGAGAGGAGACTagatgaaattcatagccatgaAGGAAATGGGAAGGGAGAGAAAGAATATTTGGACAGGGTAGCAAGTGAAATGAAATGGCAAGAGGGTTCATACTGGGAAGAAAATGAGAAGAAATTAAGTGATGCCAAGCCAGAGGATGCTGAGAAGTTAGTTCGAGTTCATGAACAGGAAGTAATTAAGGTGAGATTTAATGACTTTCAGGACAAGGAAGGAAGTGAGAAGGTGCTTAGAGAAGCTTGTGGGACAAAAGGCAATGAGAACCTGGAAGAGACCAAACAGAATGAGAACATGCTCAAAAACGATTATCAGATGAATGAAATGGAGAGAGAAAGGACTTGCACAGTGTTAGAAACTGAGAGGATACAAACACAGATTCATCTGAGGGCAGAAGATGAGACCAATGTAGAAGCAACTCAACAGGATTTCACATACCAGGAGAACAATCTTGAAGCAACTAATGATGTGTACTTGCTAGATAAAAATGAGAACACAGACAAAGCCGATGAAGCCAATGGAGATAAAGAAAGATTTGGGCATGTGGAAGTAACTGCTGATATATTTGCATTTGAAGAGAATGGGAAGATGACAGAGGTAAGTGAAGATTTCTTTCCTACAGAGACTGGAAAATGTTCAGAAGCAGTTGAAGAAGAGAATTTTGGAACTGATGTCCCAGAGCGAGGTCTCACTGGACTTGATGGCATTAATAAGCAAAAAGCAGATGTATATTTAGGtgaaactgatgtgaaccttgaTTGCAAGCTAAATGAATTTCATGTGACAGAGTATGATAGAATCTGTGATCAGGAAAAGCATACTGAAGAAGTAACTTTTCAACTGGATGAAAATCATCAGGATGACAGTGAGTCTGAAATTGGTCCCAGTGATGAAGAAAATGAGAGTAATTTTGTTTCTTCTCACGACGAAGGATGCTTAGGTAATGGGATAGGGTCGAAGACACTGTGTGACTCAGTAAAGGATGTTGAAGAAGCGGAATGTGAATTGGGAGAAAATAACAAGGATGTGAAGGACTCTGAAGTTCCTACTAATCATGGTGAAGAGACATATTTTGAATCTTCTTCTGAGGAAAACTGGATAAATAATATGATTGACGTGCAAGCAAGTCAGCAGCCAAATATTTTTGAGGGGGAAAGAACGATGATGGGAGTATCACAGGAGAGAGCAAACCAAAACACTGATAAAAAGGAGAAGAATGATGAAACTCTGACAGGAGAAAAGAGGGAAGCTGAAGATAATTTGCAAAAGGAAGTGGAGTTGGAAAAGAAACATCATGGGAGAAAGGAAGAAGCAAAAGTGAGGGAAATGGAAAAGGAAAAGGAGAGGATAGCTGTAGAAAGAGCAATCCGAGAAGCTCGTGAAAGGGCTTTTGCTGAAGCCAGAGAAAGGGCAGAAAGGGCTGCTGCAGAAAGAGCAACTGCAGAAGCTCATCAAAGGGTAATGGCAGAGGCCCGAGAAAGGTTAGAGAAGGCTTGTGCAGAAGCTAATGCTAAGTCAGCAGCAGAGAAGGCATCTATGGAAGCCAAACTGAAGGCGGAGCGAGCTGCAGTTGAGAGAGCAACTGCAGAGGCCAGGAAACGTGCACTGGAAAAGGCATTGTCTGAGAAAGCTTCCTTTAAGGCCAGAAATCAAGCTGAGAAGTATTCTGGCACTTCAAGAGATGCTGGAATAAAATCCAGG GATCAACAATATAAAGGTCCGGGTCCTTCCAACAGTTCTAATTATCCAAGTACTTCAAATCATGATG AGAGATTTAGCAGTGCTAATGGTGAATCAGCTGAAAGGTGTAAAGCTACATTAGCAAGGAATCAAAGGACAGCGGAACGAGCG GCAAAAGCTCTTGCGGAGAAGAATATGCGTGATCTTCTCGCTCAGAAAGAACAAGCTGAGAGAAAT AGATTAGCAGAAACTTTGGATGCTGGTGTTAAAGGATGGTCCAGTGGAAAGGAGAAGAATTTGCGTGCCCTGCTCTCAACACTACAATAC ATTTTGGGCCCTGATAGCGGTTGGCAGCCAATTCCTCTGACGGATCTTATATCAGCTGCAGCTGTGAAGAAAGCTTACCGCAAAGCCACTCTTTGTGTTCATCCTGACAAGTTGCAGCAAAGGGGTGCAAGCATGAAACAGAAATACACATGCGAGAAGGTTTTTGATCTTCTAAAG GATGCACGGAACAAATTCAGTGCAGAAGAACGCTAG